Part of the Bacillus cereus group sp. RP43 genome is shown below.
GATTTTACGCTCATCAATTAACTCATCACAATATAAAGAGAGCGTTCTCATATTTGGGAATTTTTTATAAGTATAACGAATTAAAAAGGAGCTATATTGATGCATCAAACCTTCATCAGCAAGGCGAATTAATGTATCAAACTCCTTAGGTGACGAGACGTTAGAAAGCCAGTTCTTCACGTATGATAACTTATTCATTTCTTTTATATGTGCAATTTCATTATTTATCTCATGTAATCCATCTACAAATCTCTTTTCTTTCAAACAAATTTCTAATTGTTTAAAATCTAGCATGTATTCACCTCAAATAATTATTTATACTGCCATTTGCAAGCAGTATTCTAACCTACTTGCTTAGATTTTACACATCATATAGTATGCATTCAACTAAAACCTCATATAATGAACGATATTATTTAATATTATTCAAGTTTTTAACTAAATATCTTAAAAACGATACTTTTTCTCGTTATTTTGTTTAATTTGATGAAATAACATGTATTATTCGAAGATGAGTTTTATCTTCTTTTTTGAGGCTTCATTCAGTGAATGAAATTATATTAACGATTTCCTGAATATATATATCGTAACTTACAATAGATCAACGATTTGATAAGATATATCGATTTACCGACAAATCTTGATAATAATGGTAACCTATCCATATTAAAAATATAGCAATTCTCCTTCTCCCTTACTTTTCTAATATGATATTTACTTCTTTATTTCACCAAATGTAATTTTCATATTCGGAGCATACACTAAAGATGCATGTATATGAAACACTTCAAAAAATCGTAGTTCTGCTTCATATTGAGCGAGCGCTTCAGCAAATGTTAAGCCCCGACTCATTAAACGGTCTATAAATTGTTGTTTTTCACCTGGATTACTAGCAATCCCCTCTTCTTTTAGAGAATTATATAATCCTTGCTTATCATTTTGATTTAAATTAGAATCTAAAAAATTCACTTTATCACTTACTCTACATTCAATATTTTTAACACCTAATTCACTTAAATACATTGGTATTTTCATACCAATATTGCCATCTCTACCGTTTCTCTGTGTATCCCTTTCAAATAATTTCTGTAAAACACCTAGCTGGATGATTTCCGATTGATTCTCTCCCTCTAATACGTATGAAGACATATTTGACATCCAATGTGGCTCAAAACAGATTATTCTACCTCCTTCTTTAATCGAATGTATCATTTTTTCTAGCATCGTTTTTGGAGTACTCATATGTAATAAGAAGGCATGACAGATTGCTATATCGTATTTATTTTCCAAGTCAATTTCTGTAGCATCCCCCTCAATAAATTCTGCTTCATATGGGAGTGCACGAAACAACTCTCTCGCTTCAGCTATTAATGCTTTCCCGCTATCAATGCCTGTATATTTTGATCCATTTGGAAGCAAAGGCAACAAAACTAAGCCTAAATAACCATATCCACAGCCGTAATCAACAATATGTACCGGTTCAGAAATCTTCCAAACTGTATTTACTAAAAAACTTAAATAATCATCATTGTAATATAAATCTCTCGTATTTTTTAAATATGTTAGTTTACTGTTCCAATCATACTCTTCCAAAAACCACGCCTCCTTTTATATACAAAACTAAAGTTCTCTATAGATTAGCCATATCCCTACACTATTGTTGAAATTTCAGGCTAGTTAAGTATAAATAGCAAAATTCCAAAGTAAAAAAACTAGTGCATTGTTAACGATACACTAGCCTTTTTTATTTTACATCTCCTCAGGCGCCTCCACCCCAAGTAAACGTAATCCCTCTTTTAATACAACCGTCACAGCATAAGCTAATGCGATTCTACTCTCTTTTTCTTCGTTCTCTTCTAAAATACGAACATTTCCATAATATTTATTGAACGCTTGTGCTACATCTAATACGTATTTTGAAATAATAGATGGCTCATTTTTATTGAAGGCTGCTTCAGTTACTTCTGGGAATCTGTTGAGTAATTTTACTACACTCCAGCTGTAATCGTCTTTTAATTCAAAAGTACACGTTTCAAATTCTACACTTTCTTTTCTTAAAATTGAACAAGCACGCGCATGTGTGTATTGTACATACGGTCCTGTTTCCCCTTCAAATTTCAACATATTTTCTAATGAGAATTCAATATTATGCATACGCTCATTTTTTAAATCGTGGAAGATAACTGCTCCAACACCTACTTGCTTTGCCACTTCTTCTTTTTGTTTTAAATTCGGATTTTTCTCTTCAATATTTTGTTCCGCAAGTGCAACAGCTTCTTCTAGCACTTCTTCTAATAAAATAATTCTACCCTTACGTGTCGACATTTTCTTACCATCTTTTAATATGAACCCGAACGGTACATGTTCCATCCCATCAACCCAAGTGTAGCCAAGCTTTTTTAATACAGTGAAAAATTGATTAAAATGCAAGCTTTGTTCGGGTCCTACTACATATAAAGCCTTATCAAATTCGTATGTGTTTTGACGATACAATGCGGCTGTTAAATCACGTGTTGCGTAAATGGTAGCACCATCTGATTTTCTAATTAAACATGGCGGCATACCTTCTTCTTCTAAATTAACGACTAATGCCCCTTCTGATTCTTCCAGTAAGTCGTGCTCTTCTAAAATCCCAATAAAGTCTTCCATTTTATCATTATAGAAAGCTTCTCCTTGAAAGTTTGTAAATTCCACACCGAGAAGTTCATAAATACGAGAAAATTCTTTTAAAGACTCATGACGGAACCAATTCCAAAGTTCGACTGCTTCTTCATTTCCTTCTTCTAGTTTTTTAAACCATGAGCGTCCTTCTTCTTCTAGTTCTTTGTTCTCTTTTGCTTCTTCATGAAACTGAACATATAACTTAAATAACTCACGAATTGGATCCTCTTTAACAACTTCTTCATTTCCCCATTTTTTATATGCGGTAATTAACTTTCCGAACTGTGTTCCCCAATCCCCAATATAATTAATTCCGACAACTTCATATCCACATTTTTCGGCGATATGTTTCAGCGAATTGCCGATCATTGTAGAACGTAAATGCCCCATTGAAAAAGGTTTCGCGATATTAGGAGAGGAATAATCGATAACTACCGTTTTTTCACATCCAAAGTGATTTTGACCGTACTCTTCTTTCTCCGCTAAAATTGTTTTTAATACTTCATCACTTACTGTTTGACGATTAAAAAAGACGTTTACATACGGGCCAACAGCCTCTATTTTCGTAAAAAATGGGTCATTTAATTTCTCCGCAACTTCCTTTGCGATAGTAGCTGGTGATTTTTTATATTGCTTCGCTAGTGAAAAACATGGGAACGCTGCATCACCGAATTCATCTTGTTTTGGGGTTTCGATTAAATCTAAAATTTGATTTTGCGTTAATTCGTCCGTAATAATATTTGATAAGCTCTTCGCAAACTGCGTTTTATACTCCATACTGTAACCTCCTTATTTTTTAAAACACAAAAAACTCGTCTCTAAAAAAGAGACGAGTTTTAACCCGTGGTACCACCCTTGTTGTTCATTACG
Proteins encoded:
- a CDS encoding class I SAM-dependent methyltransferase gives rise to the protein MEEYDWNSKLTYLKNTRDLYYNDDYLSFLVNTVWKISEPVHIVDYGCGYGYLGLVLLPLLPNGSKYTGIDSGKALIAEARELFRALPYEAEFIEGDATEIDLENKYDIAICHAFLLHMSTPKTMLEKMIHSIKEGGRIICFEPHWMSNMSSYVLEGENQSEIIQLGVLQKLFERDTQRNGRDGNIGMKIPMYLSELGVKNIECRVSDKVNFLDSNLNQNDKQGLYNSLKEEGIASNPGEKQQFIDRLMSRGLTFAEALAQYEAELRFFEVFHIHASLVYAPNMKITFGEIKK
- the argS gene encoding arginine--tRNA ligase, translated to MEYKTQFAKSLSNIITDELTQNQILDLIETPKQDEFGDAAFPCFSLAKQYKKSPATIAKEVAEKLNDPFFTKIEAVGPYVNVFFNRQTVSDEVLKTILAEKEEYGQNHFGCEKTVVIDYSSPNIAKPFSMGHLRSTMIGNSLKHIAEKCGYEVVGINYIGDWGTQFGKLITAYKKWGNEEVVKEDPIRELFKLYVQFHEEAKENKELEEEGRSWFKKLEEGNEEAVELWNWFRHESLKEFSRIYELLGVEFTNFQGEAFYNDKMEDFIGILEEHDLLEESEGALVVNLEEEGMPPCLIRKSDGATIYATRDLTAALYRQNTYEFDKALYVVGPEQSLHFNQFFTVLKKLGYTWVDGMEHVPFGFILKDGKKMSTRKGRIILLEEVLEEAVALAEQNIEEKNPNLKQKEEVAKQVGVGAVIFHDLKNERMHNIEFSLENMLKFEGETGPYVQYTHARACSILRKESVEFETCTFELKDDYSWSVVKLLNRFPEVTEAAFNKNEPSIISKYVLDVAQAFNKYYGNVRILEENEEKESRIALAYAVTVVLKEGLRLLGVEAPEEM